A section of the Dehalobacter sp. DCM genome encodes:
- a CDS encoding very short patch repair endonuclease: protein MAGDDMGKKTTEQISYNMKRIKSKDSHIELILRNELWSRGLRYRRNVKTIIGKPDIVFKKKKVAVFCDSEFWHGYDWEHRCNDFKSNRDFWIPKIERNIQRDKEVNAELVRQGWTVLRFWGKNIEKDTKGCADKIEEVVRCEQIVIQDQR, encoded by the coding sequence ATGGCGGGTGACGATATGGGTAAAAAGACGACTGAACAAATAAGTTACAATATGAAAAGAATAAAAAGTAAGGATTCCCATATTGAACTGATACTTCGCAATGAACTATGGTCTCGTGGATTGCGCTATCGAAGAAACGTTAAAACAATCATAGGAAAGCCCGATATTGTTTTTAAAAAGAAAAAGGTGGCCGTTTTCTGTGACAGTGAGTTTTGGCACGGATATGACTGGGAGCATAGATGTAACGACTTCAAATCAAACAGAGACTTTTGGATTCCCAAAATCGAGCGTAATATCCAACGTGATAAAGAAGTGAACGCAGAGTTGGTGAGACAAGGTTGGACGGTACTAAGATTTTGGGGCAAGAATATAGAAAAAGACACAAAAGGTTGTGCCGATAAAATAGAAGAAGTTGTCCGATGCGAGCAAATTGTTATACAAGATCAAAGATAG
- a CDS encoding recombinase family protein: MARAARTVSVIPADPIYDFKEKAKEKKLRVASYCRVSTELEEQQSSYQMQVEHYTREIQSNPKWKFAGIYADEGISGTNTKKRTEFNRMIEDCLAGKIDMVLTKSVSRFARNTVDCITYIRQLKEKNIAVFFEKENINTLDGAGELLITILGSLAQEESRSLSTNTRWGVVRRFERGQVYLNHTQFLGYTKNPEGELVIVPEEAETVRLIFRLYLEGCSFAKIKNHLEENSLKTATGKDKWYTSTISGMISNEKYMGDALLQKSFTTDFINKTRVKNRGIVPQYYVEGSHEGIISKELWNRVQEERARRANIRKSTDKRSITDNGKYSSKYALSDLVRCGECGKPYRRATWTNYSEKRIVWRCYNRQEYGKKYCKHSPTIDEPLLQDAIMKAINLLIGDKEDFMGTLTSNLQMIMGKHAKVMDIPAMDKRLEELKEEMLALVGKNAKSGINNVDFDEDYEKIAAERKQILKEKNEYTEQQAIYDTYNYRVNEMKKFLGDVSCVMTKFDNDLVRRLIQSIKIVSEDKMIITFKSGIEMEQTMEGRGKYKGCGQWKRNKNNAKISACL, from the coding sequence ATGGCAAGAGCGGCAAGAACAGTATCGGTGATCCCTGCCGATCCGATTTATGATTTTAAGGAAAAGGCAAAGGAAAAGAAATTGAGAGTAGCGTCATACTGCCGTGTCAGTACAGAACTGGAAGAACAGCAGTCCAGCTATCAAATGCAGGTCGAGCATTATACAAGAGAAATACAGTCAAATCCAAAATGGAAGTTCGCAGGCATCTATGCGGACGAAGGCATCAGCGGAACCAACACTAAAAAGCGAACAGAGTTTAACCGAATGATAGAAGATTGCCTGGCAGGTAAGATCGACATGGTGCTGACCAAATCCGTCAGCCGATTTGCCCGCAATACCGTAGACTGCATTACCTACATCCGACAGCTTAAAGAGAAGAACATCGCCGTATTTTTTGAGAAAGAAAACATCAACACTCTAGATGGTGCTGGCGAGCTTCTAATTACCATCCTGGGCAGTCTGGCACAGGAAGAAAGCCGATCTTTAAGCACCAATACAAGATGGGGTGTTGTCCGCCGGTTCGAAAGAGGGCAGGTATACCTGAACCACACGCAATTCCTGGGCTACACTAAAAACCCTGAAGGGGAGCTTGTCATCGTACCGGAAGAAGCTGAAACAGTAAGATTGATATTCAGGCTTTACTTAGAAGGTTGCAGCTTTGCGAAGATCAAGAATCACCTGGAGGAAAATAGCCTTAAAACAGCTACAGGCAAGGACAAATGGTATACCAGCACCATATCAGGTATGATTTCCAATGAAAAATATATGGGAGATGCCCTGCTGCAAAAAAGCTTTACCACAGATTTTATTAATAAGACAAGAGTCAAAAACAGAGGAATTGTGCCCCAATACTATGTAGAAGGAAGCCACGAAGGGATCATCTCCAAGGAATTATGGAATCGCGTGCAGGAAGAAAGGGCTCGTCGGGCCAACATCCGGAAATCCACGGACAAAAGGTCGATAACAGACAACGGGAAATACAGCTCAAAATATGCCCTCTCAGACCTCGTCCGATGCGGCGAATGCGGCAAACCATACAGACGGGCAACCTGGACGAACTACTCGGAGAAACGAATCGTATGGCGCTGCTACAACAGGCAGGAATACGGGAAGAAATACTGCAAGCATTCACCGACCATTGATGAGCCGCTCTTGCAGGATGCCATTATGAAGGCCATCAACCTGCTGATTGGGGACAAAGAAGATTTTATGGGCACCCTTACCTCCAACCTCCAAATGATTATGGGCAAACATGCCAAGGTCATGGATATCCCAGCGATGGACAAACGGCTGGAAGAACTGAAGGAAGAGATGCTGGCCTTGGTTGGGAAAAATGCAAAAAGCGGAATCAACAATGTAGACTTTGATGAGGATTATGAAAAAATCGCTGCGGAACGCAAGCAAATACTCAAAGAGAAAAATGAGTATACAGAACAGCAAGCCATCTACGATACCTATAACTACAGAGTCAACGAGATGAAAAAATTCCTCGGCGATGTGAGTTGCGTTATGACCAAATTCGATAATGATCTGGTCAGACGGTTAATACAAAGTATCAAAATTGTATCGGAAGATAAGATGATTATCACTTTCAAATCTGGTATTGAGATGGAGCAGACAATGGAAGGGCGAGGAAAATATAAAGGTTGCGGACAATGGAAAAGGAACAAAAACAACGCAAAAATCAGTGCCTGCTTATGA
- a CDS encoding helix-turn-helix domain-containing protein codes for MSVSYKKLWKLLIDKDMKKRDLSKKAGISHASIAKLGKNENVTTDVLVKICAALECDIGDIMEVLPDKE; via the coding sequence ATGTCAGTAAGCTATAAAAAGCTGTGGAAGCTATTGATTGATAAAGACATGAAAAAACGCGATCTGAGCAAAAAAGCAGGGATAAGTCATGCTTCGATTGCAAAGCTTGGGAAAAATGAAAATGTGACCACTGATGTTCTCGTTAAAATATGTGCTGCCCTGGAATGCGATATTGGCGATATTATGGAAGTGCTGCCGGACAAGGAATAG